A single Sulfurimonas aquatica DNA region contains:
- the waaA gene encoding lipid IV(A) 3-deoxy-D-manno-octulosonic acid transferase, producing the protein MKPFFLLYYILSVVLFLVALPLIIYLSFKSKYKKSIPSRFFLFNNSRFISKENIWFHVCSLGEARALKPIIELLKSEDIVITTITQTGFDEAKKYDKELRFLPYEMFLPFWITKQKVLVVLEAEFWYILFTLAKARGAKVILLNARISDKSVDKYLQFAWFYKKLLNCVEIVYAQSEVDKNRFLALGARNIEVVGNIKLAGEITKSKEYLKPDEELIIAGSTHESEEESIIKAFIEYKKSSNAKIVIVPRHPERFEIVYTLMQKYSKGSSLTLSRFSQDKKLSTDLILCDMMGELNNLYAIGDIAILGGAFRDDVGGHNPLEPAYFGCKIITGEHFFHQKELFKYVHHVQYVKSDYIHKALLKTKELPVSLVEQKIDLKPIIEKIEEIKNKVA; encoded by the coding sequence TTGAAGCCATTTTTTTTACTTTACTACATTTTGAGTGTAGTGCTTTTTTTAGTAGCACTACCACTTATCATCTACTTATCGTTTAAATCGAAATACAAAAAGTCAATTCCCTCACGTTTCTTTCTTTTTAACAACTCTCGTTTCATATCAAAAGAAAATATATGGTTTCATGTATGTTCACTTGGTGAAGCAAGAGCATTAAAACCAATAATCGAGCTTTTAAAAAGTGAAGATATAGTAATAACTACTATAACTCAGACTGGGTTTGATGAAGCAAAGAAGTATGATAAAGAGTTAAGATTCTTACCTTATGAAATGTTTTTACCATTTTGGATTACGAAACAAAAAGTTCTTGTTGTTCTGGAAGCTGAATTCTGGTATATACTTTTCACTTTAGCAAAAGCTAGAGGTGCTAAAGTGATTTTATTAAACGCAAGAATATCTGACAAAAGCGTAGATAAGTATTTGCAATTTGCATGGTTTTATAAAAAACTTTTAAATTGTGTTGAGATTGTTTATGCGCAAAGTGAAGTAGATAAAAATAGGTTTTTAGCACTTGGCGCAAGAAACATAGAAGTTGTTGGTAATATCAAATTAGCTGGTGAGATTACTAAATCAAAAGAGTATCTCAAGCCTGATGAAGAGTTAATAATAGCTGGAAGTACACATGAAAGTGAAGAAGAGTCTATCATAAAAGCTTTTATCGAGTACAAAAAAAGCTCAAATGCTAAGATTGTAATAGTTCCTCGTCATCCTGAAAGATTTGAGATAGTTTATACGCTAATGCAAAAGTACTCAAAAGGGAGCTCTTTAACACTTTCTCGTTTTTCACAAGATAAAAAGCTATCTACAGACTTAATTTTATGTGATATGATGGGAGAACTAAACAACCTCTACGCTATTGGCGATATAGCGATACTTGGTGGAGCATTTAGAGATGATGTTGGTGGACATAATCCCCTAGAACCTGCATATTTTGGCTGTAAAATTATTACGGGAGAGCACTTTTTTCACCAAAAAGAGCTTTTTAAGTACGTGCACCATGTCCAGTATGTAAAAAGTGATTATATTCACAAGGCTCTCTTAAAGACTAAAGAACTTCCTGTCTCTTTAGTTGAGCAAAAGATAGATTTAAAACCTATTATTGAAAAAATAGAAGAAATTAAAAATAAGGTGGCATAA
- a CDS encoding zinc ribbon domain-containing protein — protein sequence MNNHLQQLIDLSIVDKDIDAFEPQIEEANYNYEAALAKTQSIESDIENLTTEIKDEELKKSKNELHLAELSQKLEENSKKSGEIKTEREMKSLQLEEEIAKEQVTFANEEIARLEKIIEAKKEQIEVAESSLKELTAKLESVKADVDAKLENINKARQEVFVAKEKLLGTMNQKGLAFYQKIRRWAKNTTVVVVEDQACMGCHMVIGDKVYADVIKGEDITTCPHCGRILYMKAHEE from the coding sequence ATGAACAATCACCTTCAGCAACTCATCGACCTATCAATAGTGGATAAAGATATCGATGCTTTTGAACCTCAAATTGAAGAAGCAAACTATAATTATGAAGCAGCACTTGCAAAAACTCAAAGTATTGAATCAGATATTGAGAATTTAACTACTGAAATTAAAGATGAAGAGTTAAAAAAATCAAAAAATGAACTTCACCTTGCTGAACTTTCACAAAAACTTGAAGAAAACTCTAAAAAGAGCGGTGAAATCAAAACTGAACGTGAGATGAAATCACTTCAACTTGAAGAAGAGATAGCAAAAGAACAAGTAACATTTGCGAATGAAGAAATTGCAAGACTTGAGAAAATAATAGAAGCTAAAAAAGAGCAAATTGAAGTAGCAGAATCTTCTCTTAAAGAACTTACTGCAAAACTTGAGAGTGTCAAAGCTGATGTTGATGCAAAACTTGAAAATATTAATAAAGCCAGACAAGAAGTATTTGTAGCTAAAGAGAAGCTTCTTGGAACTATGAATCAAAAGGGACTTGCTTTTTATCAAAAGATTCGTCGTTGGGCTAAAAACACTACCGTTGTAGTTGTTGAAGATCAAGCATGTATGGGTTGTCACATGGTTATAGGTGATAAAGTTTATGCAGATGTTATAAAAGGCGAAGATATTACAACATGTCCTCACTGCGGTCGTATACTATATATGAAAGCTCACGAAGAGTAG
- a CDS encoding Nif3-like dinuclear metal center hexameric protein: protein MKILEIYKFLNELSPFELQESWDNSGLLIGDFKEEISTIALSIDVDEALIDSLSENTLLITHHPIIFGGLKQLQFSKYPANLIQKMVKKNISNIAMHTNFDQTHLNEYVATEILGYKIAKKDGFVAYLEIDEDFDVFASKVSKAFGLSHARCVKTSNRVRKVALTTGSGCSLMKSLDADCFLTGDVKYHDAMEAKSINLSLIDIGHYESEHFFAQIMQKHLKNLGLEVIIASSENPFTYI, encoded by the coding sequence ATGAAAATTTTAGAAATTTATAAGTTTTTAAATGAACTTTCTCCATTTGAACTACAAGAGTCTTGGGATAACTCAGGCTTATTAATTGGGGACTTTAAAGAAGAAATTTCTACAATTGCCTTGAGCATTGATGTAGACGAAGCACTTATAGACTCTTTGTCAGAAAATACACTATTAATAACTCATCATCCTATTATTTTTGGTGGCCTAAAGCAGTTACAATTTAGTAAATATCCAGCAAATCTTATTCAGAAAATGGTTAAAAAAAATATTTCTAATATAGCGATGCATACAAATTTTGATCAAACACATCTAAATGAGTATGTAGCAACAGAGATACTAGGTTATAAAATTGCAAAAAAAGATGGGTTTGTCGCGTACTTGGAGATTGATGAGGATTTTGATGTTTTTGCATCTAAGGTATCTAAGGCATTTGGGCTCTCACATGCTAGATGCGTTAAAACCTCCAATAGAGTTAGAAAAGTCGCACTGACAACTGGTTCGGGATGCTCATTAATGAAAAGTTTAGATGCAGATTGTTTTTTGACTGGAGATGTAAAATATCATGATGCTATGGAAGCAAAAAGTATAAATTTATCATTAATTGACATTGGTCATTATGAAAGTGAGCACTTTTTTGCACAAATTATGCAAAAGCATTTGAAAAATTTAGGTTTAGAAGTTATAATTGCGTCATCAGAAAATCCATTTACATATATTTAA
- a CDS encoding tetratricopeptide repeat protein produces the protein MTFFQLLMLGASAFFAYKIYEHVQTLKDPQELDESASGEPQRTAEAFSTFDSSSLIDKADEAMSEGDLQKALAIYSEANIKAPNNADTIFKMGYNLALQERNDEALDYYKEALALDKENPYIHQALASLYRKDKEYASARMHLNASIALDENDKITYYNYGNLLVDMKSFDEAKSMYMKAIEIDAGFTEAKEELAKLQ, from the coding sequence ATGACATTTTTTCAACTACTTATGCTTGGAGCCTCAGCATTTTTTGCATATAAAATATACGAACATGTACAGACACTTAAAGATCCACAAGAGCTAGATGAGAGTGCTTCAGGTGAGCCTCAAAGAACGGCAGAAGCGTTTTCTACCTTTGACTCTAGTTCACTTATTGATAAGGCTGATGAGGCGATGAGTGAAGGTGATTTACAAAAAGCACTGGCTATCTACAGTGAAGCAAATATTAAAGCACCCAATAATGCTGATACAATTTTTAAAATGGGTTATAATCTAGCGCTTCAAGAGAGAAATGACGAAGCATTAGATTATTATAAAGAGGCATTAGCCCTTGATAAGGAAAATCCATATATTCATCAAGCTCTTGCTTCACTTTATAGAAAAGATAAAGAGTATGCATCAGCGAGAATGCATCTAAACGCATCTATAGCACTTGATGAAAATGATAAAATCACTTATTATAATTATGGCAATCTTCTTGTAGATATGAAAAGCTTTGATGAGGCTAAAAGCATGTATATGAAAGCAATAGAGATCGATGCAGGCTTTACTGAGGCAAAAGAAGAGTTGGCGAAACTACAATAG
- a CDS encoding M23 family metallopeptidase yields MRCLLVILTIFSSLVALDFKILDSNVENGRTALLTFEQDKTIEYKNVQLGKKRFKISKLAKDKSKYYALIPISYYEKPSDKKLIISYIKDGKKESLSTSIKVKDAKYEKEEIHVQSSKVNPQDKEVKKRISKEYHEAMKIYNTISSYNYLESKFILPIDSNITSDFGKARVYNGSLKGYHSGTDFRAKTPTPILAANDGKVVLVKKRFYSGGTVLLDHGQGIYTCYFHMSAFNVKVAQVVKKGDVLGLSGSTGRVTGPHLHFSARINGIQVDPLQLISLFNNNLL; encoded by the coding sequence ATGAGGTGTTTACTCGTTATATTAACTATTTTTTCATCACTTGTAGCTCTCGATTTTAAGATACTAGATTCTAATGTTGAAAATGGAAGAACAGCACTCTTAACATTTGAACAAGATAAAACGATAGAGTATAAAAATGTTCAGCTTGGTAAAAAAAGATTTAAAATATCTAAGTTAGCAAAAGATAAATCAAAATATTATGCTCTGATTCCAATAAGTTATTATGAAAAGCCATCAGATAAAAAGTTGATTATTTCATATATAAAAGATGGCAAAAAAGAGTCTTTGTCTACATCCATCAAAGTAAAAGACGCCAAGTATGAAAAAGAAGAGATTCATGTACAAAGCTCAAAGGTTAATCCACAAGATAAAGAAGTAAAGAAAAGAATTTCTAAAGAGTATCATGAAGCAATGAAAATCTACAATACGATATCTTCATATAATTATTTAGAATCAAAATTTATTCTTCCTATTGATAGTAATATCACTAGTGACTTCGGTAAGGCTAGGGTCTATAATGGATCACTTAAAGGCTATCATAGTGGGACAGACTTCAGGGCTAAAACACCTACTCCTATTTTAGCTGCAAACGATGGTAAAGTTGTACTTGTAAAGAAAAGGTTTTACTCCGGAGGAACAGTTTTACTTGATCATGGACAGGGAATATATACATGCTATTTCCATATGAGCGCTTTTAATGTAAAAGTGGCTCAAGTAGTAAAAAAAGGAGATGTCTTAGGACTCTCTGGAAGCACTGGAAGAGTTACTGGTCCTCATTTACACTTCTCTGCAAGAATAAATGGCATTCAAGTTGACCCACTTCAACTTATCTCACTGTTTAACAACAACTTGCTATAA
- the smpB gene encoding SsrA-binding protein SmpB: MGETIAKNKKAYHDFFVEEKFEAGLVLLGSEVKGLRAKRVNLKDSFIKFVKDEPILFNAHIGRLETTHHFYGHEERGSRKLLLHKKQIQKMLKAVNRDGYTIVPLQLYFNDRNIAKLQIAIAKGKQLHDKRNDLKEKDQKRDIARSMKEY; encoded by the coding sequence ATGGGTGAAACGATAGCAAAAAATAAAAAAGCTTATCATGATTTTTTTGTAGAAGAGAAGTTTGAAGCAGGGCTTGTTCTTTTAGGAAGTGAGGTTAAGGGTCTGCGAGCTAAGCGTGTGAACCTAAAAGATAGTTTTATAAAGTTTGTAAAAGATGAGCCAATTCTTTTTAACGCTCATATAGGAAGACTAGAAACTACACATCACTTTTATGGACATGAAGAGAGAGGGAGCAGAAAGTTATTACTTCACAAAAAACAGATACAAAAGATGCTCAAAGCTGTTAATCGTGACGGATATACAATAGTACCTCTGCAACTTTACTTTAACGATAGAAACATTGCAAAACTACAAATTGCAATTGCAAAGGGAAAGCAACTCCATGACAAACGCAATGATTTAAAAGAGAAAGATCAAAAAAGAGATATTGCAAGGTCAATGAAGGAATATTGA
- a CDS encoding 4-(cytidine 5'-diphospho)-2-C-methyl-D-erythritol kinase, with protein MKKYRAYAKVNIFLKITGSRDNYHEIISRFMKVKNLYDELEFILKEETDAKEGEFKIVGSFACATEQNTIYKAYFALKEATNSQSLENLMKKYAIKVSKNIPAFAGLGGGSSDAATFLKMCNSVLDLGLSLNELAAIGLKVGADVPFFIYGYDSANVSGIGEVVEEFNEELLNIETYTPQVEISTPRVYTVYREDFYNPIDGFKTDELKHTSSIEALKSMSADEANDLFKPALQEYPGLKDYYKSGYYFSGSGSSFFKILEDSV; from the coding sequence ATGAAAAAATATAGAGCCTATGCCAAGGTAAATATTTTCCTAAAAATTACTGGTTCTAGAGACAATTATCATGAAATTATTTCGCGTTTTATGAAGGTAAAAAATCTATATGATGAATTAGAATTTATTTTAAAAGAAGAGACTGATGCGAAAGAGGGCGAGTTTAAAATAGTGGGCTCTTTTGCTTGTGCAACTGAGCAAAATACAATTTATAAAGCTTATTTTGCTTTAAAAGAGGCTACAAACTCTCAATCACTTGAAAATCTAATGAAAAAATATGCCATTAAGGTGAGTAAAAATATTCCAGCATTTGCAGGTCTTGGTGGTGGGAGTAGTGATGCAGCAACTTTTTTAAAAATGTGCAATAGTGTTTTAGACTTAGGTCTTAGTTTGAATGAGCTTGCAGCTATTGGCTTAAAAGTGGGTGCGGACGTTCCATTTTTTATTTATGGGTATGATAGTGCAAATGTAAGTGGAATAGGTGAAGTAGTAGAAGAGTTTAATGAAGAGCTTTTAAACATAGAAACTTATACACCACAGGTAGAGATAAGTACTCCCCGTGTATACACTGTGTATAGAGAGGATTTTTATAATCCTATAGATGGATTTAAAACAGATGAACTTAAACATACGAGCTCTATTGAAGCTCTAAAAAGTATGAGTGCAGATGAGGCAAATGATCTCTTTAAACCTGCACTCCAAGAGTATCCAGGGCTAAAAGATTATTATAAAAGTGGCTATTACTTTAGTGGTAGTGGCAGTAGTTTTTTTAAAATATTAGAGGACAGTGTATAG
- the csrA gene encoding carbon storage regulator CsrA codes for MLVLARKQDESIVIGDNIIVKVVSLENGVVKLGIDAPKNISIIRDELLQEIKEGNIAASSKDVDSSVLGTLSKLLSGK; via the coding sequence ATGTTAGTATTGGCAAGAAAACAAGATGAGTCAATTGTTATTGGGGATAATATAATAGTCAAAGTCGTATCATTGGAAAATGGTGTGGTAAAACTTGGAATTGACGCTCCAAAAAATATTTCTATTATACGTGATGAATTACTTCAAGAGATTAAAGAGGGTAATATTGCTGCATCAAGTAAAGATGTTGATAGCTCAGTTCTGGGTACTTTAAGTAAGCTGTTAAGTGGCAAGTAG
- the truB gene encoding tRNA pseudouridine(55) synthase TruB gives MNRLFVAYKPSGIGSNFFLSKLKRKYNTKKAGFSGTLDPFAKGVLLIGFGSHTKLFRFLNKTPKSYRATLWLGAKSDSLDTEMIENVDILNELPMSLVVETIKSLEGELEYEPPIFSAKRINGQRAYDLARAGKEVILNKINSTIHETKLVNYSHPFVTFEATVSEGTYIRSLGRIIAQRLGVQEASLSALERLNEGQFIYDDEKALDIKKSLNIKQNFYLGDYENIRYGRVLALEDLEVQELGTYWLDNGDYISIITIVEDKVKYELGRIEC, from the coding sequence ATGAATCGTCTTTTTGTTGCCTATAAGCCATCGGGGATCGGCTCTAATTTTTTTCTTTCAAAATTAAAACGTAAGTATAATACTAAAAAAGCGGGCTTTTCGGGAACGCTAGATCCATTTGCAAAGGGTGTTTTGCTAATAGGTTTTGGGTCTCATACAAAACTCTTTAGATTTTTAAATAAAACGCCAAAGTCTTATCGTGCTACCCTTTGGCTTGGCGCAAAGAGTGATTCGCTAGATACAGAGATGATTGAAAATGTTGATATTTTAAATGAACTTCCTATGTCATTGGTTGTGGAAACTATTAAATCCTTAGAGGGTGAATTAGAGTATGAACCACCTATTTTTAGTGCTAAACGCATAAATGGACAACGTGCTTATGATTTAGCTCGTGCAGGTAAAGAAGTAATTTTAAATAAAATTAACTCAACAATACACGAGACTAAGTTAGTAAATTACTCTCACCCCTTTGTGACATTTGAGGCCACTGTTAGTGAAGGCACATACATTCGTTCATTAGGAAGAATCATTGCTCAGCGTTTAGGGGTGCAAGAGGCCAGTCTTAGCGCGTTAGAAAGACTCAACGAGGGTCAGTTTATATATGATGATGAAAAAGCTTTAGATATTAAAAAATCGCTTAATATAAAACAGAATTTTTATCTAGGCGATTATGAAAATATCAGATATGGAAGAGTTCTTGCTTTAGAAGATTTAGAAGTTCAAGAATTAGGAACGTATTGGTTGGATAATGGCGATTATATTTCTATTATTACGATTGTTGAAGATAAAGTAAAATATGAATTAGGTAGGATAGAATGTTAG